The genomic stretch CCTGATTAAATGCGAGTGTCAGGATTCTATGGAAAGCAACGATCCCACATGCTAGTTTAATTTTCCTTAAAGGCAAATTTTATTGGACAATCTTACAAccgctatgatgtatggtgcgaAATGTTGGACAATTAAGgagcatcatgtagataaactcaatgtagcagagatgaagatgttgagatggattaaaggtaaaactaagaaggataaattaaggaatgattgtattagagctgatttaggAGTATCTCTGACacatgataagctatgagaaaATCATTTCAgatggcatggccatgttcaacggaggcctttggatgctccagtacAGAGGAGTGAGTTGATTCAATATTGAGAGAACTAAAAGAGCTACAGGTAGACCTAAAATAACCTCAGGagaagtggtaagaaaagatatgcatagctAAGGCCCTATATTAAGTATGACGTCAAAAGATATGATTGGAggacaaggatccatgtagctgacccatttagttggaatcaGGCCGAGTTGTTGTTTTGTACCTGAGTCCCAACAATAAGATGATATGCATAGCTAAGGCCCTATATTAAGTATGACGTCAAAAGATATGATTGGAggacaaggatccatgtagctgacccatttagttggaatcaggctgagttgttgttttgTACCTGAGTCCCAACAATAAGATGGTTAAGCAAATTACACTAGGGGTGGAACGAGTTGAGAACCTTGAGTTGATTTTTGGTCTGAAAATATTGTGTAGAACACCCAATGCATGGGATTGGACTTCAGTCAGCCCCAGACCAACAGAACCCAATAAATTGCATCAACAGAATGCACAGCTTCAGGAAAAAGTTCACAGAAAAAGGAATCAAACAAGTTGAATCAATGAGAATAAAATTCACATTATCTCAATAAGAGCATAGGATAATAGAAATTACAGTAATCTTGATATATAAATATGACAATCAAAATGTTAAAAAATGCAACCCCTGGACCTGAAAAATCTTTCAAAGTCTTTCAAATAGCaacttcttcaaatttttttgcgAGTGGCTTGAAAGGGGGGTGGTTGTTTTACCTCGAGTTGCATAATTTCAGAGACAAGGTTGAGGTCTGCAATAGATGGTTGAGAGTTTCCCAATAGAAATTTTTCATTCCCTTTAAGCCAAAAGGTTTCAATGCTTGATAAGGATTCTGCCACAATTTTCTCAGATTCAGAAGCTTTTTGGGGATTCGTACGACCGAGTACTGGTCCTAGTACTGTACTCTGAACATAGGTAGCTGTAAAGGAAGAATAAGTGAGTCCCCAACAAAGAAGATCATGACCATAACAGATGCTCAAAATTTGATTACATGATGAAATTGCATGGCCATATGAGAAGTCATGAATAAAACTTGGCTAACGGATGAGAATTAATAGTTACATGATAGCCAATAGTATTCTTGAAGTAAGAGATCGGATAAAAAAACCATCAACCAAAGGTTACTGCTTCGGTCACCGGTGGTGTTCCAAACCTCACAATGGTGGGATAGTTTCTGAAGATTGAATTGAAATCTAATCCTCCCGTCTCCGCTGGATTGGTTTCATTCCGAGAAATTTACACTTGAAGTTCTGGTCATGGGTTCTGTTGTAATGCAAAGGATAAAAAAGGACGTATCCAGTGCATAAGGCTCTCACCACTATGGGGTTCAAGGAGGGTCACAATATACGCagcctcccccacccccacccacttTGCGGAAAGCCGTTTCCTGAATCATTTTTTGCATTAAACCCTCATCCTTTTATATTACATAAAAGAACTTATGTTCTGAATTCATTTCTGTTTTATAATCACTTCAAATTCTaagtttttctttcccttttaaatTTAATTACTCTAATGTCTTAATTCTGTTTCTTTCTCTAAAAAGGGTCCTATACTATCCCTCATAATTACAGAATTGAACACTAAACTCTTATTTTGAAACAGCCCATAGCGATTTCAAAGCAGGGTTATTGAACCCAGGTTGCACCAATGTACATAGCACTTGACATTAATCGCCAAAACCACCAAACTTAACTAAAAAAATGCACATCATTCCATAATCCATTTCTCATGACTTGCTCCCCCCAGGTCATAATTTAAGAGTTCTATACAAGCTTACCTAATAAAGACAAGAAGAACCCTGTAGTACAAGATTAAGTCTCTTAATATTATCTACGGTTTTATGAAAATATCAAACAATTCTTGAAAGCTGAAGATAGAAAAGCAAAAATATGttttcattaagaaaaaaaaaatggaagcatATATATTAAAGGTCGAATTTACAGAACTTGCACCACGGCGTAAATTCAAATGATGCCAATCCAAGACAGAGTCAATCTTAGCTCTCCTGGAAAGATCGGCAGGATACCTATCATGCAGTGAAAAATggaattaaaaatttaaatgggGATTATTGACAGATATTGAAAACCTCTGCCACAAAAATATCAATTCGCGTAAAAGGATAGTTCCACTTACCAATGATCTGGAactcctgggaatgcacaagcAAGATACCGCAGAATCGCATtactgaaaaaacaaaaacaaattaggAAGACGATCCCACAAAAGACAGTTTGAAGAAGTAATCAGGAAGATAAAACAGCTGACAGAAAGAACTAACCATACGGAAATTTGGGAAAATGGAATAATACTACCATagcacaacccccccccccaaaaaaaaaaaaaaaaaaaaaaaaaagaaaaaaagtatggCTCAACATAAACTCAACCTCCCACCCACACTTCACCAAATAAATCCATGAAAAGCTGGTATATTATTCAAGCTTGTCCAGTGAAGCAGTACCACATAAAAAGATGTTAACAGATGAAACCTCAGAAATATGCAattccaaaatattttttgggtgaatggaaaataaattaaaaggaaagagCAAAGTAAAATGCAAGAATGCATAGAAACCAAGCCAAATCAGTGTAAACAAACATGTTATATTAATGAAATACAGAAAACCCAGAGAACAAAAATTGCAGGGCATGATACAAACATGTTAAACTAAAGGAGCAGTAGTTATGAACAtacaaattcaaaatcaaacgTTCAATCTTATTGCTTAAACTGGATCGTGAGCCAGCcacattttttgaaatttaaaactaCCCTAAACCAAGAAGCTTCAAAATTGATGAGAAGAGGGGCATTGTCGGAAGAGAGCACTTTCAGGTTGTTTAGTGAATTCATCCACTCCTCCTTGTGTTGAAGAACCCTGTCCAATCTGGCCCAGATAGACCTTGCACCAAGTATCTCAGAAACTAGAATGATTAAAGGGAAAAATCAAGATTATCGAACTTTAGGTGCCAAGGACAAGGTGAAAAAGGAAACACTCATGAAGTTCACAACAGAAATCATGGTGGGGCTTCAATATAAAAAAACAGAATGACAAGCTCACTGCTACATTCATGTCCAGAGCATAAGTTTGACAGAGACCAAAATGAAAATTGGGAAGTACCTCTCAAACAGCTTTAATCCACCATGAACTATTGCTGGAACTTGTTTCATAGGATTAATTTCTGAAATAGTAACATGGAGATGGTTAGTATAACTAAAAAGGGAAAAGTGAAACATTTTCCTATATGTGGACTAGCATCCAGTCATTGTATGGGTATCAACTAGTTGTATGGATGTTGACAGATGGCATGGTTGGATGGAACCCTATGTAGGAGGAGACCGAGGTGGTCTCCTTAGTGGATAGTGGCTTCAGTGTACCGTTATGTATTGTGTAAAGTATGTATTATTATGTGTGGACCCATTAACAACTGAGCCCATTATGGGAGACTATTCCCAGTCTATATAATGGTCTCAATACTCATTAGTTGAAACCTTATCAATTGTATAAAGAAGGGAACAAATGAGACCAGCAGAAGGAGAGACGAGAGAAAGCGGCTATGGAGAAACCCTCGTCAAGTGCTATGGACCCGGGTATGTAAAAGGTTAATTGAAAATAGATTGAATATGCATATAGTTCAATGATTCAACATGATGCGATTGTATTTTTCTAACAAAAaggccttcttttttttttttgggNNNNNNNNNNNNNNNNNNNNgggggggtggggggggagtGTTTTACCTCAAATTATGAAACTACAAGATAGATCCATTTCAAGAAAGGTCAAATTATTGCATCTGATCTGTACCAGCTCTCACAATCAACATCCAGATACTAGGAAAATCAATTTCTAAACATAAACCTGAACTCGCAAACTCAGATGCAGTAATGACCACAGGTTGCATGATAATTTTATcaattagaaattaaggattCAAGACAGAGTGAAAGTAAATAtaaaactagaacttgaaaaaaaaaaaaaatcagattttgcatTAACAGACCTATAAAATCAGGCGAATGAGTTTGACGCTTTATGAAGTCCACAGTAATCTCCTCGAAATCGATTCCATTTAACCTAATTCACAAGCAAATGATCAAATCTTCTAGAAAGTTTCAGACATGAAATAACTTATTTTCAAAATACACTGGCAGTTCAAGTAACTGTCAAACATGATCAGAAAAAACAATGAAATGAAGCAACTGAACCGGCCGGTTCATCCCAGGTATAACAAGGGGGTCAATTTCCAGCCCGAACCAATCAAACATTCTGACCAACTGAAACCTATTAGTTCATTTCAGATTGAATCAaatccttattggtttggttttgattgggTGTTTCTATGAAATCAGGCCAGCTAAaagcaatagaaaaaaaaatcgatgaGAAATAATTGGGCAACTGATTCTTACTCGTGGTGTGAATCTTGCATTAGTGTGGGCCAATAAGAGCACACACAAGAGCATCTACATGAAGGACATTTTTAGTTTGATAGGAGTGAGGCAGAAATTTCGCACACCTCTGTGATCgggtagctttttttttttttaatgcgaAACAGACTGAAACCAACTTTTGGCTTAATGGTTTGGTTCAGCTCtatcaggaaaagaaaaaacaaaggaacCAACCGATTGACAGTTAGAACACCTTCTTAACTGAGTCAACTCACTGAGTTGATTCTGGCTCAGTTGTTAACTCATTAAGTTGGTGAATCAGTGACTTGAGTTGAGTTGTCCTTCTCCTTCATTGGTACTTTATAAAGTACCTATCCTAATGATCTACATCAGTTTCCTATGGTCCTTACCTaaaaaaaggctaaaaccattcACAATATTAGGAACCATGATCAAACTTAACCATATATTATGGGCATTAGGACATGTTTGGTTACTTACCTGCAGAAGATAATAAGAGCACGAGCTGGTTGTGACTTACGATCCACATAGAGTTTCAGCTTATTCATTTCTTCTACTTCTTGAACTCcaatccctcaccttgatttttCCAATTCCCTCAGTTGCACtcacagaagaagaggagaggaagaacaCTGCTTGGTTTTGCAAATGGGGTTTTGGACTCCTTTCATAGAAGACGACGGTGACTGGGAAAGATTTCAATTTTGAAGGATAAGATTATGGACAAGTGTCGACTCTGGGACGATTGTAGTACAGATGTCCTTTTTGACTTTGAGCAGTACACGTTGTGTTCCATAGCCAGTCGAGGAAATTCTGGGTGTTGCTACACTGTGAATATATGTGTGATAGATTCCAAATCCATGGTCTTTCCTTATGAGAAAGATGCCATTTCACAGCCCCACGAAGAATGTAGGCTTCTGTAGATGGATGAGTCATAATTCATAAAGTGGATGGTGATTCCAAAAATCGAAAACCCAAAGCTGTTTCTGTTCAATGTGGCCAACCAAATGCTATTTTGAGCATAAAAACAGGGAGCCGATCAAGTTTTCGGATGAGAATCATTTTGGTACAAGACTATTATGTACCGATATAATTCATCTAATAACTAATTTGTAGTGGATTTCACCTTTGTAGATCAATTCCTATGAGTAATCAGTTCAGATGAGTCAAAGATTgaggatcggtctcagccgatatTAATATGATTAGTATAatattgatacttgaaaccatgctaaGGGGGGAAGCATAGTGGGTAACCTATGACCTGATCAATTGACCAAAACTCCGAGCATACTTTGACATGATGTGTTAAATTGTTAGATCGAATCTCGGACTGCAAGCTTTGACAATTTAGAGACTACAGACGGGTGAATAAGTGCATTTACATACAAGAGACATATAAGTAAACACATTGCTGCTCTAGTTAtgcatagaaaaattagaattctAGATATAGGACCAATGGTTAATGTTCTCAACTATATCAgttaatgaaattttattttctcattaaaaaaaaaaaagggacacaTAATTATACATGGAGATAGATAAGTTGATAAttaattgaaggaaaaaagaacattCCTTGATCACAAGGCCCTTGCATTAGCGTGTGGGCAAATGAGAGGTCACAAATGGGGATCATCAAAGGTTTGTTTTTTTGTATTCCACAAGGGTGGGGGCATTATTCCATTGTCTTATATATCTAGGTCAAGGGCCAAATGGTCAGGTagagttcttttttctttaattgaatttaaatataaaatgtgACAGTATGTACATCTTATCCAACATTCAGTTGGTAATCAACTGTCCACGTGGCTAAAAAAATGATGAACTTCCTTAAAAAGATTATCAAGATGAACCATCCCAATGTCTATGAACTTTTGCGACTTGAAATGATAAGAATTGTGATTGAGTAGATCCCAAGGATGGATTGGCAAATGTCCAGTTTCACGGAAAATGAGTTGGTCTCTAGAGCATGGTTCTAAAATTCGAGCTAAATGAAAAGTATCGGTCGACTCAGAATGGTATTGACCATGATGATCCTaatgttttttttattctgatCCACGTGTACGATTCAAATATAAAATAGCAAAAAATCAACCAATACGACTCAAACAATTTGAAAATGGTTTTGACCTTGACCAATCGCGTGAGCCTTGACCGTTCCGATGGTATCAAAATGGTGTTTTGTTCTTTAATAAAGGaaaagtaaatatttttaaaagtaGGGATAAAAAGGTAAAATTGATAAACTGAAGAGATCACGGAGATCACGTGGCACGGGAAGAGTGGCAGTGCACTACTGCCAAGTTCGCAGCCATCATTGACGAGTCTGATTTCAATAATGGAGGAAAAACAAGGATTTATGGACGGATCTTCTCCAGCGCGCCTGCACGTCGTACAAAGAAGCAGGAGCTTATCGAATTTCTAAAGTTTATTGTTTCGTCTTCTCTTGACGATCGCAATCCATTACTTGCAGAGCTCGCTGTGAGTGATATCCGTTTCTTCAACTTTTTCTAGGTGATTCTCTTTTGCCAACATTATGTTCTTGCAGTTCAAAACTAACATTTGATGAATTATGTAGCTCGATATGTTCATTTGTTTGACAAATCGAGAGTGAACTTCTCGATGTCTTGAAAACTTGTGGTTTCATTTTCTGGTGGTTTTGAGCGTCATATAATCGATCCGATCTTTCTGTAATTGCTTGTATATGCTTCTAATTTTTGTAGAAATAGGGCAATGGGAAATCTAAAGAAGTTGAGGCAAATCTTAATTTTAACTTCTTTATGGATAAAAGTTGACAAATCTTAATTGTGATTCGTAAGGTTGGAAATCAGAAAACCCAGTAAATGTGTTCCCTTTTGATGGATTTTCTGTCAGATGCATTTGATTTTCACATATTTGTTCCTTCGACATGGTTTTCTTTACTATGACTTTTCCAGATCTCGAGTAAAAGTGGTACTTACATTATAGTAAACACTCTGGTAACTTGCAAGTGAGAGATCGTCCTCACTATAACAG from Macadamia integrifolia cultivar HAES 741 chromosome 11, SCU_Mint_v3, whole genome shotgun sequence encodes the following:
- the LOC122093232 gene encoding glutathione S-transferase T1-like — encoded protein: MNKLKLYVDRKSQPARALIIFCRLNGIDFEEITVDFIKRQTHSPDFIEINPMKQVPAIVHGGLKLFESNAILRYLACAFPGVPDHWYPADLSRRAKIDSVLDWHHLNLRRGATTYVQSTVLGPVLGRTNPQKASESEKIVAESLSSIETFWLKGNEKFLLGNSQPSIADLNLVSEIMQLEVLTEKDINKFLGPYRKVLQWVEDLRNATNPHFDEAHKDILGVKEKYHGLAESTIRGMLPSQM